In the genome of Pempheris klunzingeri isolate RE-2024b chromosome 3, fPemKlu1.hap1, whole genome shotgun sequence, one region contains:
- the LOC139199448 gene encoding sarcoplasmic/endoplasmic reticulum calcium ATPase 2, whose amino-acid sequence MDNAHTKTVEEVLGFFSVNESTGLSCEQLKKNRERWGPNELPAEEGKSLWELVLEQFEDLLVRILLLAACISFTLAWFEEGEGTITAFVEPFVILLILIANAIVGVWQERNAENAIEALKEYEPEMGKVYRQDKKSVQRVRARDIVPGDIVEVAVGDKVPADIRLTSIRSTTLRVDQSILTGESVSVLKHTDPVPDPRAVNQDKKNMLFSGTNIAAGRAIGVVVATGVQTEIGKIRDEMASTDPERTPLQQKLDQFGEQLSKVISVICVAVWAINVGHFNDPVHGGSWLRGAVYYFKIAVALAVAAIPEGLPAVITTCLALGTRRMARKNAIVRSLPSVETLGCTSVICSDKTGTLTTNQMSVCRMFVVDSVSGERCRLSEFTVTGSTYAPEGEVYKDGSVVTCSQYEGLVEMASICALCNDSSLDYNEAKGVFEKVGEATETALCCLVEKMNVFDTDMRGLSPAERATACCSVIKQLMRKELTLEFSRDRKSMSVFCSSNKLTRSASGAKMFVKGAPESVLERCNYIRLSGSARVPLSPAVREQLLSTVREWGSGRDTLRCLAMATRDTPPEIHCLNLENSAAFANYESDLTFVGCVGMLDPPRKEVLGAVRMCRQAGIRVIMITGDNKGTAMSICRRVGIITEQEEEQESAGINGGLTGREFDELPPHLQRQACRTVRCFARVEPAHKSRIVEYLQSLSDITAMTGDGVNDAPALKKAEIGIAMGSGTAVAKSASEMILADDNFSTIVAAVEEGRAIYNNMKQFIRYLISSNIGEVVCIFLTAALGMPEALIPVQLLWVNLVTDGFPATALGFNPPDLDIMSRPPRSPKEPLISSWLFCRYLIIGCYVGAATVGAAAWWFMAAHDGPKLSFYQLSHYLQCSEGHAEFAGVQCSVFESPYPMTMALSVLVTIEMCNALNSLSENQSLLKMPPWSNPWLVGAICLSMALHFLILYVDPLPVIFQIRPLSWPQWVVVLKMSIPVILMDEVLKFLARNYIEQGSQIQSLEEEEEMQRRGPSVGLVGAMTTRLRQSVKGVSWSFVLISAPLVIWIFSLDSDITNIFWE is encoded by the exons ATGGATAACGCTCACACTAAGACGGTGGAGGAGGTTTTAGGCTTCTTCAGCGTGAATGAGTCTACAGGTCTGAGCTGTGAGCAGCTGAAGAAGAACAGGGAGAGATGGGGACCCAACG AACTACCAGCTGAAGAAG GTAAGTCACTCTGGGAGCTGGTCCTGGAACAGTTTGAGGATCTGTTGGTCCGAATCTTGCTGCTGGCCGCGTGCATCTCCTTT ACCCTGGCTTGGTTCGAAGAAGGGGAGGGAACAatcacagcctttgttgaaCCCTttgtcatcctcctcatcctcatcgcCAATGCTATTGTGGGAGTGTGGCag GAGCGCAATGCAGAGAATGCCATTGAGGCTCTGAAGGAGTACGAGCCAGAGATGGGTAAGGTGTACCGACAGGACAAGAAGAGCGTCCAGAGGGTCAGAGCCAGAGACATTGTTCCTGGAGACATTGTGGAAGTCGCTG TGGGTGATAAGGTCCCAGCTGACATCAGGCTGACGTCCATCCGTTCCACCACCCTGAGGGTGGACCAATCCATTCTGACGGGGGAGTCTGTGTCAGTGCTCAAACACACCGACCCTGTACCAGATCCCCGAGCTGTCAACCAGGACAAGAAGAACATGCTCTTCTCT GGTACCAACATTGCAGCGGGCCGAGCCATCGGGGTTGTTGTGGCAACAGGGGTGCAGACAGAAATCGGTAAAATCCGAGATGAGATGGCCTCCACTGACCCTGAGAGGACCCCGCTGCAACAGAAACTGGACCAGTTTGGAGAGCAGTTGTCTAAG GTCATCAGTGTGATTTGTGTGGCAGTGTGGGCCATCAATGTGGGACACTTTAATGACCCCGTCCACGGAGGTAGCTGGCTGAGAGGAGCTGTTTACTACTTCAAGATTGCAGTCGCACTGGCTGTAGCTGCCATCCCAGAAG GCCTCCCAGCAGTCATCACTACCTGCCTGGCACTGGGCACCAGGAGGATGGCCAGGAAGAACGCCATCGTCCGCAGCCTGCCTTCAGTGGAGACGCTGGGTTGCACCTCTGTTATCTGCTCTGACAAGACGGGAACACTGACCACCAACCAGATGTCAGTCTGCAGG atgtttGTTGTAGACAGTGTGTCGGGGGAGCGCTGCAGACTGAGCGAGTTCACAGTGACTGGATCTACTTATGCCCCAGAAGGGGAAGT TTATAAGGATGGCTCAGTGGTGACGTGCAGTCAGTATGAAGGCCTGGTGGAGATGGCCTCCATCTGTGCACTGTGCAATGACTCATCACTGGACTACAATGAG gcAAAGGGTGTGTTTGAGAAGGTGGGGGAGGCTACGGAGACTGCCCTCTGCTGCCTCGTGGAGAAAATGAACGTGTTTGACACTGACATGAGAGGACTGAGCCCTGCTGAGAGAGCTACAGCGTGCTGctca GTGATAAAGCAGCTGATGAGAAAGGAGCTGACGCTGGAGTTTTCCAGAGACAGGAAGTCCATGTCTGTCTTCTGTTCGTCCAATAAACTCACCAGGTCTGCGTCTGGAGCCAAGATGTTTGTCAAG GGAGCTCCAGAGAGTGTGCTGGAGCGCTGTAATTACATCCGGCTCAGCGGTTCTGCTCGTGTGCCTTTGAGCCCGGCAGTTCGAGAGCAGCTCCTGTCCACTGTACGGGAATGGGGATCAGGCCGAGACACGCTGCGTTGCCTCGCCATGGCAACCAGGGACACACCCCCTGAGATCCACTGCCTCAACCTGGAGAACTCGGCGGCCTTTGCTAACTatgag TCGGACCTGACCTTTGTGGGCTGTGTGGGCATGTTGGACCCCCCTAGGAAAGAGGTGCTGGGTGCGGTGCGAATGTGTCGGCAGGCTGGCATAAGAGTCATCATGATCACAG GTGACAACAAAGGGACAGCCATGTCTATCTGTCGGAGGGTGGGCATCAtcacagagcaggaagaggagcaggagagtgCAGGGATAAATGGGGGCCTGACGGGGCGGGAGTTTGATGAGCTGCCCCCTCACCTGCAGCGTCAGGCCTGCAGGACAGTGCGGTGCTTCGCCCGGGTGGAACCAGCACACAAGAGTCGCATAGTGGAGTACCTGCAGAGCCTGAGTGACATCACTGCCATG ACAGGTGACGGGGTGAATGACGCTCCAGCGCTGAAGAAGGCGGAGATCGGCATTGCTATGGGCAGCGGCACTGCGGTGGCCAAGTCAGCCTCTGAGATGATCCTGGCTGATGACAACTTCTCCACCATCGTGGCCGCAGTGGAGGAGGGCAGAGCCATTTACAACAACATGAAACAGTTCATCAGATACCTGATATCATCCAACATAGGAGAGGTGGTCTG TATCTTCCTGACGGCAGCACTGGGCATGCCCGAAGCGCTGATCCCAGTCCAGCTGCTATGGGTCAACCTGGTCACAGACGGTTTCCCAGCAACAGCTCTGGGCTTCAACCCTCCAGACCTGGACATCATGTCCCGCCCCCCCCGCTCCCCCAAAGAGCCGCTGATCTCCAGCTGGTTGTTCTGTCGCTACCTCATCATCGGAT gtTATGTGGGAGCAGCCACTGTCGGAGCTGCTGCCTGGTGGTTTATGGCAGCCCACGACGGACCAAAACTTTCCTTCTATCAACTG TCCCACTACCTGCAGTGCAGTGAAGGCCACGCTGAGTTTGCTGGTGTGCAGTGTTCAGTCTTTGAGTCTCCATATCCAATGACTATGGCCCTGTCCGTCCTGGTTACCATAGAGATGTGCAACGCCTTGAACAg TCTTTCAGAGAACCAGTCCCTGCTAAAAATGCCTCCCTGGTCAAACCCCTGGCTGGTGGGggccatctgtctgtccatggCTCTACACTTCCTCATCCTATATGTAGACCCTCTGCCG GTGATATTCCAGATACGCCCTCTGTCGTGGCCTCAGTGGGTGGTGGTGTTGAAGATGTCCATTCCTGTCATCTTGATGGACGAGGTTCTTAAATTTCTGGCTCGTAACTACATCGAGCAAGGAAGCCAGATCCAG TcactggaagaggaggaggagatgcagaGGAGGGGGCCAAGCGTCGGATTGGTCGGAGCAATGACGACAAGGCTACGTCAGTCAGTGAAGGGCGTGTCCTGGTCATTTGTCCTGATCTCTGCACCACTAGTGATCTGGATCTTCAGCCTGGactctgacatcaccaacatcttctgggagtga